The following coding sequences lie in one Trichoderma breve strain T069 chromosome 1, whole genome shotgun sequence genomic window:
- a CDS encoding ATP-dependent protease la (LON) substrate-binding domain-containing protein yields the protein MGRSLTATLPLIPLPRGTVLLPGLAYRITVNSSRPDIPALLAHVYELAASKGPDGRIDTIPIACVPVSSPLVGPDGQLLITNGEDIDNTRIDSVNPGTAKKDDLFGFGVAAKIVGIDGRGSGEFALRVEGSSRVRVDGITRERPFFEAKVTYYEDEIDVTDKQLQDLFSLLKLRSRELVTILRISSLLPRANGPSLSPAVTKRLEMLIIRRELKEAGMLADFMANLLDATHEEKLGILAALDAKVRLTKVIELLERQVGGIKNNFKITTFTTVPVQIIDRLNENPSKRQNTMPPMAGMGFLPPPGGNDQNEDQEASELDELKKKLQASKLPQDAAKAVDRELRRLQRMPPMNQEYQVTRNWLETVSEIPWTAATDDRLGPDTLTKARKQLDLDHYGLDKVKKRLIEYLAVLKSKRTVDKSPIMLLIGPPGVGKTSLAKSVATALGRKFHRISLGGVRDEAEIRGHRRTYVAAMPGLIVQGLRKVGVANPVFLLDEIDKIGSASVHGDPSAAMLEVLDPEQNHNFQDHYVGMPVDLSKILFIATANSLDTIPGPLLDRMEMIYLPGYTTLEKRHIAIQHLIPKQLRANGLADDQVEFSQEVVSKIIESYTRESGVRNLEREIGSVCRAKAVEYAEARDNSALETYRRQLTLDDIEHILGIEKYEEEIAEKTSRPGIVTGLVAYSTGGNGSILFIEVADMPGNGRVQLTGKLGDVLKESVEVALTWVKAHAFELGLTPEPHVDIMKDRSIHVHCPSGAIPKDGPSSGIGQAIALISLFSGKPVPPTMAMTGEISLRGRVTAVGGIKEKLIGALRAGVKTVLLPAQNRKDVKDLPQEVKDGLEILHVGHIWDAIRLVWPDSHWAEDHQFAGIESRL from the exons aTGGGAAGATCCCTGACCGCGACACTTCCGCTGATTCCTCTCCCTCGCGGAACTGTCTTATTACCCGGTCTTGCCTACCGCATCACCGTCAACTCCAGCCGGCCCGACATCCCGGCCCTCCTCGCCCACGTCTACGAACTTGCCGCATCAAAGGGCCCGGATGGCCGCATCGACACAATCCCGATAGCATGTGTCCCGGTGTCGTCCCCGCTGGTCGGCCCGGACGGCCAGCTGCTCATTACCAATGGCGAAGACATTGATAATACCCGAATCGATTCCGTCAATCCGGGCACTGCGAAAAAGGATGACTTGTTCGGCTTCGGAGTCGCGGCCAAGATTGTGGGCATTGACGGCCGCGGGTCGGGCGAGTTCGCTCTGCGTGTTGAGGGCTCGAGCAGAGTTAGAGTAGACGGCATCACTCGCGAGCGTCCCTTTTTTGAAGCTAAAGTCACATATTATGAAGACGAAA TCGACGTCACCgacaagcagctgcaagacTTATTCAGCCTGCTCAAGCTACGCTCAAGAGAGCTCGTCACAATTCTTCGCATATCGTCGTTACTTCCTCGCGCAAACGGCCCATCCCTCTCCCCCGCAGTCACAAAACGGTTGGAGATGCTCATCATTAGAAGAGAATTGAAAGAGGCTGGTATGCTGGCTGATTTCATGGCCAACCTCTTGGATGCCACACACGAGGAAAAGCTTGGTATTCTAGCGGCTCTGGACGCCAAAGTCAGGCTCACAAAGGTTATTGAGCTTCTGGAGCGACAAGTTGGTGGTATCAAGAACAACTTTAAGATTACTACGTTCACAACGGTCCCCGTTCAAATCATTGACCGCTTGAATGAGAACCCCTCTAAAAGACAGAATACAATGCCACCGATGGCAGGCATGGGATTTCTGCCACCTCCAGGGGGCAATGACCAAAACGAAGACCAAGAGGCGTCTGAGCTTGACGAActaaagaagaagcttcagGCTTCAAAACTTCCGCAggatgctgccaaggctgtgGATAGGGAGCTTCGACGGCTGCAGAGAATGCCCCCCATGAATCAGGAGTACCAAGTAACAAGGAACTGGCTGGAGACGGTATCTGAAATCCCATGGACAGCAGCTACAGATGACCGGCTAGGGCCTGACACCCTGACCAAAGCCCGAAAACAACTTGATCTCGACCACTACGGCCTGGACAAGGTAAAGAAGAGGCTCATCGAGTATTTGGCT GTGCTCAAGTCAAAGCGCACAGTCGACAAGTCGCCAATCATGTTGCTGATCGGACCTCCTGGCGTAGGAAAGACAAGCCTGGCCAAGTCGGTTGCGACTGCTCTGGGCCGCAAGTTCCACCGCATCTCCCTAGGCGGCGTTCGAGACGAGGCAGAAATCCGCGGGCATAGGAGAACGTACGTGGCGGCCATGCCAGGGCTCATCGTACAGGGCTTGAGGAAGGTCGGTGTGGCGAATCCTGTCTTCCTCCTTGACgagattgacaagattgGCTCGGCAAGCGTACACGGTGACCCCTCAGCTGCCATGCTCGAGGTTCTAGACCCAGAGCAAAACCACAACTTCCAGGATCACTACGTTGGCATGCCGGTTGACCTGTCCAAGATTCTCTTCATCGCTACCGCCAACAGCCTCGACACCATCCCTGGCCCTCTGTTGGACCGCATGGAGATGATCTATCTTCCTGGCTACACCACGCTTGAGAAGCGCCACATTGCCATCCAGCATCTGATTCCAAAGCAGCTCAGGGCTAACGGATTGGCTGATGACCAAGTTGAGTTCAGCCAGGAGGTGGTATCTAAAATTATTGAGTCGTACACCCGTGAGTCAGGGGTTCGCAATCTGGAACGAGAGATTGGCTCTGTATGTCGTGCCAAGGCAGTTGAATACGCCGAGGCGAGAGACAACAGCGCCCTAGAGACATACCGGCGACAGCTCACccttgatgatattgagCACATTCTGGGCATCGAGAAGTATGAGGAAGAAATTGCCGAGAAGACAAGCCGTCCAGGTATCGTGACGGGACTCGTGGCCTACAGTAccggcggcaatggcagcatcctcttcatcgagGTTGCAGACATGCCCGGTAATGGACGGGTGCAGCTTACGGGCAAACTGGGCGATGTTCTCAAAGAAAGCGTCGAGGTTGCCCTCACATGGGTCAAGGCTCATGCCTTTGAGCTGGGCCTCACCCCGGAGCCGCACGTCGACATCATGAAGGATCGCAGCATTCATGTTCACTGCCCCTCAGGAGCAATTCCCAAAGACGGGcccagcagcggcatcgGCCAGGCCATTGCCCTCATCTCACTATTCTCTGGCAAGCCAGTGCCTCCCACAATGGCCATGACG
- a CDS encoding OB-fold nucleic acid binding domain-containing protein, translated as MSAYGGYQKTGYGAQGGDDSGGFFAGGGSQQGSQGGGGGKSYQDESLRPLTIKQILEAEEPYSGADFKVDGAPITQITFVGQVRSINPQQTNLTIKVDDGTGQIDVKKWIDADKQGDAEPGFEIDSHIRVWGRLKSFSNKRHVVAHVIRPVTDFNEVNYHLLEATYVHLFYTRGATGDSGAGPNNADSMFVDGGDGYNAGAGGAQLPSKLSGCSATAKRVYNYLNDTPGGSDGMHLSNITGALGLAMREVLTAADELLGLGIIYTTVDDETWAILEY; from the exons ATGT CTGCATACGGCGGATACCAAAAGACTGGCTACGGCGCCCAGGGTGGCGATGACTCTGGTGGCTTCTTTGCCGGAGGGGGTTCACAGCAAGGCAGccaaggtggtggtggtggcaag TCATACCAAGATGAATCATTACGGCCTTTGACCATCAAGCAGATCCTCGAAGCTGAGGAACCGTACTCCGGTGCAGACTTCAAAGTGGACGGCGCCCCCATCACCCAAATCACATTCGTTGGCCAAGTCCGCAGCATAAATCCACAACAGACGAATCTGACGATCAAGGTCGACGACGGCACAGGGCAAATTGACGTTAAGAAGTGGATCGACGCGGACAAACAAGGCGACGCAGAGCCCGGCTTCGAGATTGATTCACACATCCGCGTCTGGGGCCGTCTCAAGTCATTTTCCAACAAGCGACACGTTGTAGCCCACGTCATTCGACCAGTAACGGACTTTAACGAGGTCAACTATCATCTGCTCGAGGCGACATACGTACATTTGTTCTACACTCGTGGCGCCACCGGTGACTCCGGTGCAGGACCAAACAACGCTGATAGCATGtttgttgatggcggcgatggctATAATGCTGGCGCCGGTGGGGCTCAGCTTCCCAGCAAGCTCTCTGGATGCAGTGCCACCGCAAAGAGAGTGTACAACTACTTGAATGACACGCCGGGAGGCAGCGACGGAATGCATCTGAGTAATATTACGGGGGCACTGGGGTTGGCAATGCGAGAGGTGCTCACAGCGGCGGATGAGCTGCTGGGATTGGGTATCATCTACACAACAGTTGACGACGAGACATGGGCCATTTTAGAATATTAA
- a CDS encoding acetyltransferase (GNAT) domain-containing protein → MAHVISKTAINTIATTASSAVVVDRRRSLVPQAWEKSVRKIGLAECEQAGVSLAHAFAADALSMYLLDGDGEDRYSDETKWKLHVRIMTYLVSAHCYSGVVTTIGPDYDAVALWMPPGMHMDDWWTIFRSGMWRLYYQLGSEGRKRYYEDVLPLLHETMDEVMGDREYYYLAYIGTKPSARGKGYAKKLIMDMAAKADAEDRAMYLESSSRENISYYERFGFEYRKEISFKRGPVPVPLFIMVREPVAKPAVKGADEAVVTLSQIETVKV, encoded by the exons ATGGCGCATGTTATAAGTAAGACCGCGATCAATACCATTGCTACGACAGCTTCCTCTGCCGTTGTTGTGGACCGTCGTCGCTCTCTCGTCCCTCAGGCCTGGGAGAAGTCTGTCCGTAAAATTGGTCTGGCCGAGTGCGAGCAGGCGGGAGTCTCTCTCGCCCACGCATTCGCCGCCGATGCTCTGAGCATGTATCTTCTcgatggcgacggcgaggacCGCTACTCGGACGAGACCAAGTGGAAGCTTCACGTCCGCATCATGACCTATCTGGTCTCGGCCCATTGCTATAGCGGTGTCGTCACGACCATTGGTCCTGATTACGACGCTGTAGCCTTGTG GATGCCTCCCGGGATGCATATGGACGACTGGTGGACCATCTTCCGAAGCGGCATGTGGCGCCTCTACTACCAACTTGGTTCTGAGGGCCGCAAGCGCTACTACGAAGACGTCCTGCCTCTTCTGCATGAGACCATGGACGAGGTCATGGGAGATCGCGAGTATTATTACCTTGCTTATATCGGCACCAAGCCGAGCGCCCGAGGCAAAGGCTatgccaagaagctcatcatGGACATGGCTGCCAAG GCCGATGCTGAAGACCGCGCCATGTACCTCGAGTCGAGCTCCCGCGAAAACATCAGCTACTACGAGCGCTTCGGCTTCGAGTACCGCAAGGAAATCTCTTTCAAGAGAGGCCCGGTGCCCGTGCCGCTCTTCATAATGGTGCGAGAGCCGGTGGCAAAGCCTGCGGTCAAGggagctgatgaagctgtggTGACTCTGAGCCAGATCGAGACTGTTAAAGTGTAA
- a CDS encoding NUDIX domain-containing protein produces the protein MSTTTTTTTTAQPITAETILRLFPDIDTTSEALSGHDEEQIRLMDEVCIVTDENDAPIGTASKKICHLMTNIDKGLLHRAFSVFLFNDKNELLLQQRATEKITFPDMWTNTCCSHPLSIPTETGANLVDSIAGAKRAAQRKLDHELGIKKEQVPFENFRFLTRIHYKAPSDGKWGEHEIDYILFIKANVDLNPNENEVQATQYVTADGLKKLFEDPSLKFTPWFKLICNSMLFEWWESLDSGLEKYTDEQEIRRML, from the exons atgtcgacaacaacaaccaccaccacaacgGCGCAGCCGATTACGGCTGAGACCATCCTTCGTCTCTTCCCCGACATCGACACCACCAGCGAGGCGCTCTCAGGCCACGATGAGGAGCAGATCCGTCTGATGGACGAGGTCTGCATCGTAACGGACGAGAACGATGCGCCAATTGGCACCGCAAGCAAGAAGATTT GCCACCTGATGACCAACATCGACAAGGGCCTCTTGCACCGCGCCTTTTCCGTCTTCCTTTTCAACGACAAGAACGAGCTactcctccagcagcgcgCCACTGAAAAGATTACATTCCCAGACATGTGGACCAACACCTGCTGCTCCCACCCTCTGAGCATCCCCACCGAGACGGGCGCCAACCTGGTCGACTCTATTGCCGGAGCCAAGCGCGCGGCTCAGCGCAAGCTGGATCACGAGCTCggcatcaagaaggagcAGGTCCCATTTGAAAACTTTCGCTTCTTGACTCGAATCCACTACAAGGCTCCCAGCGACGGCAAATGGGGCGAGCACGAGA TTGACtatatcctcttcatcaaggccaacgtCGATCTCAACCCCAACGAGAACGAAGTGCAGGCCACTCAATATGTCACCGCCGATGgcctcaagaagctgttcGAAGACCCCAGCCTCAAGTTTACTCCTTGGTTCAAGCTGATCTGCAACTCTATGCTCTTCGAGTGGTGGGAGAGCCTTGACTCTGGACTGGAGAAGTACACCGATGAGCAGGAGATCCGACGTATGCTGTAA
- a CDS encoding actin cytoskeleton-regulatory complex protein END3 domain-containing protein: MAPPPKIEQKEIETYWNIFVDRTGGGQFLTGEQAAPVLKNSGLRDDQLEKVWDLADVDNDGNLDFEEFCVAMRLIFDILNGEFADVPKTLPDWMIPESKAHLVQATKAITGKQPQFEQVEDEDDTPGLKDGFEWYMKPEDKAKYEQIYQESRDMRGEVSFTSLEDLYESLDVPDTDIRSAWNLINPSASSSINKDACLAFLHILNNRHEGFRIPRTVPASLRSSFERNQIDYQVDNQRGGVSSRWATKADDSTATGRKAKFGTDFSTEKTEDWEEVRLKRQLQDLEDKMKKVEEIAERRKGGKRDSKPALVKRELDQLLDYKRRELRDLEEGKGKSAVGGNLKSISDDLETVREQVDGLEAHLRSREQILEQLQREIEDEKRG; the protein is encoded by the exons ATGGCTCCTCCACCCAAGATCGAGCAGAAGGAAATTGAAACATACTGGAATATCTTCGTGGACAGGACAGGAGGAGGACAGTTCCTTACTGGTGAACAGGCCGCGCCCGTCCTCAAGAACAGCGGCCTTCGCGATGACCAGCTGGAAAAGGTCTGGGACCTGGCCGACGTCGACAACGATGGAAACCTAGACTTTGAGGAGTTTTGCGTCGCTATGCGACTCATCTTTGATATCCTCAACGGG GAGTTTGCCGATGTACCAAAGACGCTCCCCGACTGGATGATTCCCGAGTCGAAAGCCCATCTTGTGCAGGCAACTAAAGCCATCACGGGGAAGCAGCCGCAGTTTGAACAagtcgaggacgaggacgataCCCCTGGCCTGAAAGATGGATTTGAGTGGTATATGAAGCCGGAAGACAAGGCCAAGTACGAGCAGATATATCAGGAGAGCCGAGATATGCGAGGAGAAGTATCAT TCACTTCCCTCGAAGACCTCTATGAGTCGTTGGACGTCCCTGATACCGATATTCGATCTGCCTGGAACCTTATCAACCCATCTGCCTCATcaagcatcaacaaggacgcATGCCTTGCATTTCTTCACATTCTAAACAACCGACATGAGGGCTTCCGAATTCCCCGCACAGTACCTGCCTCACTGCGGTCGAGCTTTGAGCGCAACCAAATCGATTACCAAGTCGACAACCAAAGAGGCGGAGTGTCATCACGGTGGGCTACCAAGGCAGATGACTCTACAGCGACAGGACGCAAGGCCAAGTTCG GTACCGACTTCTCGAcggagaagacggaggatTGGGAGGAAGTGAGGCTCAAGCGCCAACTGCAGGACCTAgaggacaagatgaagaaggtcGAAGAAATTGCAGAGAGGCGGAAGGGCGGCAAACGTGATTCTAAGCCGGCGCTCGTCAAGCGAGAGCTGGATCAACTTCTTGACTACAAGCGAAGGGAGCTGAGAGATTTGGAAGAGGGCAAGGGCAAAAGTGCCGTTGGTGGAAACTTGAAGAGCATATCGGATGACTTGGAGACGGTTCGTGAGCAAGTGGATGGTCTAGAAGCGCATTTGAGGTCTCGAGAGCAAATTctggagcagctgcagaGAGAGATTGAGGACGAGAAGAGGGGTTGA
- a CDS encoding acyl coA binding protein domain-containing protein gives MSHPESPEFLQAQQATEAFTTKPTNDELLRLYALFKIGKGFDLESAPKPGMFDMKGKAKYNAWKAAVEEEGITDPEEAQKKYVEFVEGLKSKYT, from the exons ATGTCGCACCCAGAGTCCCCCGAATTTCTCCAGGCCCAGCAGGCCACTGAGGCTTTCACCACGAAGCCTACCAACGACGAGCTCCTTCGCCTCTACG CTCTTTTCAAGATCGGCAAGGGCTTCGACTTGGAGTCGGCTCCCAAGCCTGGAATGTTCGACATGAAG GGCAAGGCCAAGTACAACGCGTGGAAGGCCGCtgtagaggaggagggcatcACCGACCCCGAGGAGGCACAGAAGAAGTACGTTGAGTTTGTCGAGGGGCTTAAGTCCAAATACACCTGA
- a CDS encoding ABC transporter domain-containing protein, producing MNISTPLCAPTADAAFGPVVDAACRDGFDFTLVFEQSIFVLLPASLLVLAAPLRLIQLRKSPIKVVDHVSRVIKLLVLIALWATHDGPARLNSVSVAAACVSFASSLMSCALSYFEHGRSLGPSSLLNVFLLVSLLLDAAVLRTTALLVLEAREKSGHVVGRQTLAPEETSGLYSRAVFAWVAPLLRTGFQRLLRPADLFPLDEKMSSSGLNERFWWHWRKASPSTQANKHRLILCCIVTLRSAIISVIVPRLFLLAFTICQPLVLTRFLGFLNDETQSVNVGYGLIGAYGLVYLGIAATQALYWHQNGRCVTMLRGVLVSAVFSKVTEVSIVAVDDSAALTLMSSDVDVIGRAMRQIHEFWANVFQIAIATWLLSKQIGYAAAGPIIVSVLSLGATMFVSPLAQRYQVGWLEKTQKRVGITSAMIGHIKSIKMSGLSKHFSDTIATLRVQEITASKPFRVVGAVTSSVAQVPLLLSPVLAFAMFQGITAATGEVLDATRMFAALSLITLLAQPLFWIFEVVLDMSAAFGAFDRIQKFLVSSTRDEYRTVETANMIDSTTVHIGEEAVEVEDATFAWTSERQVLNNISFSLNRGQFALLIGPVASGKTTLLKGLLGEVLYCTGKVSLASSRLSWCEQTPWILNQSIRDNITAYSHFDQDLYDQTIKACELEEDFRQLPQGDFTSVGSKGLALSGGQKQRVALARAVYSRPRIALFDDIFSGLDNATSQRIFRNLFSSTGLFRKWGTTVVLATQTVEFLASADLIIALSREGKIIEQGSFSQLLASDGYVQSLAAKRAIASSPEVHQDEVISESGAEATAPKVEYKAKQEEIKDDKRRQLGDSTVYKYYFGSIGPIFIITLLSLEIVWAFLQSFPTVWLKFWTDSNSQGHTQTGLYLGVFSAMQVIGVLWFALLIWFVLVVIAAKSGVSLHHRLLSAVVSAPLSLFTTTDLGSITTRFSQDIGILDNNLPLALVVTIASFFGVLARAGLLAASSYYVAISFPFLAALYYFLQRGYLRTSRQLRLLDLEEKAPVYTQFMETLAGISTIRAFGWQNQAILKNHQLVDQSQKPFYLLMMVQRWLVLVLDLTTTALALLIVGFSVKLRGSVSVGLTGVSLVQLITMSETLNMLIQFWTSIETSIGAVARIKQFAEETPNESLPGEDQEVPVDWPNKGHVVIQALEASYDENDGIKALDGVTLDLKPGYKTAIVGRTGSGKSSLLLALLRLLDPSSGTLSIDSILLSTIPRETIRSRIITVSQDQFVLPGTIRHNIDPSASYTDNAIVEALRAVDLWTVIDSRGGLDATFEEDMLSHGQKQLFFLARAVLKKDCGKVVLLDEASSILDKETEQMVRTTINTHFKNHTVISIAHHLETILDFDRVVVMDKGRVVEVGPPRELLQSAGHGRFKALWEANNRGTLN from the exons ATGAATATATCAACTCCCCTTTGCGCTCCCACTGCGGATGCAGCGTTCGGCCCTGTTGTCGACGCGGCGTGTCGTGATGGGTTCGATTTCACTCTTGTCTTTGAGCAATCCATCTTTGTCCTTCTTCCCGCGTCGCTGCTTGTCCTCGCGGCGCCTCTGCGACTCATTCAGCTACGGAAATCGCCAATCAAAGTTGTCGATCACGTATCGCGCGTGATCAAATTG cttgtTCTGATCGCCCTTTGGGCAACCCATGATGGGCCTGCGCGTTTGAACAGTGTgtctgttgctgctgcctgtGTCTCCTTTGCCTCTAGCCTCATGTCCTGTGCCCTCTCGTATTTTGAACATGGCAGATCCCTTGGTCCCTCGTCGCTGCTGAATGTCTTCTTACTCGTATCTCTGCTGCTCGACGCTGCTGTTTTACGAACC ACGGCGCTGCTCGTGCTTGAGGCAAGAGAAAAGTCGGGCCACGTTGTTGGCCGACAGACTCTCGCCCCGGAAGAGACATCCGGTCTGTATAGCCGGGCCGTGTTTGCATGGGTTGCGCCGTTACTCCGGACCGGATTCCAGCGCCTGCTTCGGCCGGCCGACTTGTTTCCGCTCGATGAGAAGATGAGTTCGTCAGGACTGAACGAGAGGttttggtggcattggcgaAAAG catctccctcGACTCAGGCGAACAAGCATCGCCTTATCCTCTGCTGCATCGTCACTCTTCGCTCTGCCATCATCTCTGTTATTGTCCCTCGGCTATTTCTCCTTGCCTTTACCATATGCCAGCCTTTGGTCTTGACCCGCTTTCTCGGCTTTCTCAACGATGAGACGCAATCGGTGAACGTTGGTTACGGGCTCATTGGAGCTTATGGACTCGTTTACCTGGGCATCGCGGCCACGCAGGCGCTGTACTGGCATCAAAATGGCCGCTGTGTGACGATGCTCCGGGGAGTCCTTGTCTCGGCTGTATTTTCCAAGGTCACCGAAGTGAGCATCGTTGCGGTTGACGATTCTGCCGCATTGACTCTCATGTCTTCCGAT GTCGACGTCATTGGCCGTGCTATGAGACAAATTCACGAATTCTGGGCCAACGTCTTTCAGATTGCAATTGCGACCTGGCTTTTGAGCAAGCAGATTGGGtatgcagcagcagggccCATAATCGTCTCTGTTCTTTCGCTGGGAGCGACCATGTTTGTCTCGCCACTTGCGCAAAGGTATCAGGTCGGTTGGCTTGAGAAGACCCAGAAGCGAGTTG GCATAACTTCTGCCATGATTGGCCACATCAAGAGTATCAAAATGTCTGGTCTCTCCAAACACTTTTCCGACACCATTGCTACTCTTCGCGTCCAAGAAATCACCGCATCCAAGCCCTTCCGAGTTGTAGGAGCAGTGACATCTTCGGTGGCCCAAGTGCCGCTGCTTCTCTCTCCGGTTCTAGCTTTCGCCATGTTCCAAGGCATTACCGCTGCGACGGGAGAAGTGCTCGATGCTACACGAATGTTTGCCGCGCTTTCGCTGATTACGTTACTTGCGCAGCCTCTGTTTTGGATCTTTGAAGTTGTGCTTGATATGAGTGCTGCGTTTGGTGCTTTTGACCGAATCCAAAAGTTTCTGGTCAGCTCTACTCGGGATGAGTATCGGACTGTGGAAACGGCTAATATGATAGATTCCACAACTGTCCACATtggggaagaagctg ttgaggttgaggacgCTACGTTTGCTTGGACGTCAGAACGACAGGTCTTGAATAAcatcagcttctctctcaaccGTGGCCAATTTGCACTTCTGATTGGCCCTGTGGCATCTGGTAAGACGACTTTGCTCAAAGGACTCCTGGGTGAGGTGCTTTATTGCACAGGCAAAGTCTCCCTAGCTAGCAGTCGTCTGTCCTGGTGCGAGCAGACTCCTTGGATTCTG AATCAATCCATTAGGGACAACATTACAGCGTACTCTCATTTCGACCAGGACCTGTATGACCAGACTATCAAGGCGTGTGaacttgaagaagattttAGGCAACTTCCTCAGGGAGATTTTACCAGTGTTGGCAGTAAAGGGCTCGCCCTCAGTGGTGGCCAAAAGCAACGAGTG GCGCTGGCCAGGGCTGTGTACTCTCGACCCCGTATCGCCTTGTTTGACGACATATTCAGTGGACTGGATAACGCTACTTCGCAGCGCATTTTTAGAAACCTGTTTTCTTCTACAGGATTATTTCGAAAGTGGGGAACAACTGTTGTATTGGCTACACAAACTG TCGAATTTCTTGCATCGGCAGACCTCATCATTGCACTAAGTCGAGAGGGTAAGATAATAGAACAAGGTTCCTTCTCACAACTCTTAGCTTCAGATGGATATGTGCAGAGTTTGGCCGCCAAGCGAGCCATCGCTTCCAGTCCTGAAGTTCATCAAGACGAGGTTATTTCAGAATCCGGAGCCGAAGCTACCGCACCAAAAGTGGAATACAAAGCCAAACAAGAGGAAATAAAGGATGATAAACGTAGACAGCTCGGAGACTCAACTGTCTACAAGTACTACTTCGGCAGTATTGGACCGATCTTCATTATAACCTTGCTTTCTCTCGAGATCGTCTGGGCTTTCCTCCAGAGCTTCCCAA CTGTTTGGCTTAAATTCTGGACAGACTCGAATAGTCAAGGACACACCCAAACGGGCTTGTATCTTGGAGTCTTTTCTGCTATGCAAGTAATCGGCGTCCTCTGGTTTGCCTTGCTTATATG GTTCGTTCTTGTCGTCATTGCGGCAAAGTCGGGAGTGTCACTTCATCATAGACTCCTCTCAGCCGTTGTTAG TGCACCACTGTCACTCTTTACAACGACTGACTTGGGTTCGATTACCACAAG ATTCTCCCAAGACATTGGCATTCTAGACAACAACCTCCCACTCGCACTCGTGGTAACAATAGCAA GCTTCTTCGGGGTCCTTGCTAGAGCAGGTCTTCTCGCAGCTTCATCCTACTATGTAGCCATCAGCTTCCCCTTTCTCGCCGCCCTGTATTACTTCCTCCAGCGTGGCTACCTCCGCACGTCGCGACAGCTTcgtctccttgaccttgaggaGAAGGCTCCGGTTTACACGCAGTTTATGGAAACACTGGCTGGAATTTCCACGATCCGAGCGTTTGGATGGCAAAATCAggccatcttgaagaatcACCAACTCGTTGACCAATCTCAGAAGCCTTTCTATCTTCTCATGATGGTCCAGCGATGGCTCGTCCTTGTTCTCGATCTAACCACCACGGCGCTTGCTCTCCTCATTGTCGGATTTTCTGTCAAGCTTCGCGGATCCGTTTCTGTTGGGCTCACTGGCGTGTCGCTAGTCCAACTTATCACCATGAGCGAAACACTAAATATGCTCATCCAGTTTTGGACTTCAATTGAGACTTCTATTGGGGCCGTTGCTCGCATCAAGCAATTTGCTGAAGAGACCCCGAACGAGAGTCTTCCaggagaagatcaagaggTGCCTGTTGATTGGCCAAACAAAGGACATGTTGTCATACAAGCTCTTGAGGCATCGTATGACGAGAATGATGGTATCAAGGCTCTTGATGGCGTTACGCTAGACCTGAAGCCTGGGTACAAGACTGCCATTGTTGGGCGTACAGGAAG CGGTAAATCCTCACTTTTGTTAGCCCTCCTCCGCCTGCTCGACCCATCTTCTGGCACTCTCAGCATCGATTCCATCCTCCTTAGCACCATCCCTCGCGAAACCATCCGTTCCCGCATTATCACCGTCTCTCAGGACCAGTTCGTTCTCCCCGGGACCATACGTCACAACATTGACCCGTCAGCCTCCTACACCGACAACGCCATTGTCGAAGCCCTGCGTGCGGTCGATCTATGGACCGTGATCGATTCTCGCGGTGGCCTCGACGCGACTTTTGAAGAGGATATGCTGAGCCATGGACAAAAGCAACTCTTTTTCCTTGCGAGAGCTGTGCTGAAGAAAGATTGCGGTAAAGTTGTTCTCTTGGACGAAGCTAGTAGCAT tcTAGACAAGGAAACAGAGCAGATGGTTCGTACGACCATCAACACGCACTTCAAGAACCATActgtcatctccatcgcccaTCATTTGGAAACTATCCTAGATTTCGACCGCGTCGTGGTCATGGATAAAGGCCGTGTTGTGGAAGTCGGGCCGCCTCGAGAACTACTACAGTCTGCTGGTCATGGCAGGTTCAAGGCTCTGTGGGAGGCAAATAATCGTGGAACGCTCAATTGA